From a region of the Cyprinus carpio isolate SPL01 chromosome B21, ASM1834038v1, whole genome shotgun sequence genome:
- the LOC109046329 gene encoding H/ACA ribonucleoprotein complex subunit DKC1-like translates to MADTEIGSAKKKKKTKTFSEGEIGEIQESGDFLIKPESKVARLDTSQWPLLLKNFDKLNIRTAHYTPLPHGSNPLKRNIHDYVRTGFINLDKPANPSSHEVVAWIKRILRVEKTGHSGTLDPKVTGCLIVCVERATRLVKSQQSAGKEYVGIVRLHNALENEHQLARALECLTGALFQRPPLIAAVKRQLRVRTIYESKLIEYDAERRLGIFWVSCEAGTYIRTLCVHLGLLLGVGGQMQELRRVRSGVMGEKDNLVTMHDVLDAQWQFDHNKDETYLRRVIYPLEKLLVSHKRIVMKDSAVNAICYGAKIMLPGVLRYEDGIEVNQDIVVITTKGEAICTAVALMTTAVISTCDHGVVAKIKRVIMERDTYPRKWGLGPKASQKKMMIQKGLLDKHGKPNGSTPADWKEGYVDYSTPKVKKSAEAGQTAPKRKRDESGSESDAAAAQDTKTEEEEIKKEKKKKKKEKKLKLAEEAEAPAEEETEVTESAKKKKKKKKSKDAEAGSE, encoded by the exons ATGGCGGACACAGAAA TTGGATCagctaagaagaaaaagaagacgaAGACGTTCTCAGAAGGAGAAATTGgg GAGATTCAAGAAAGCGGAGACTTCCTCATCAAACCTGAATCTAAGGTTGCACGCTTGGACACGTCTCAATGGCCGTTACTACTGAAG AACTTCGATAAGCTCAACATCAGGACGGCTCATTACACTCCTCTGCCGCATGGCTCGAATCCACTCAAGAGGAACATACATGATTATGTCAG GACTGGTTTCATTAATCTGGACAAACCTGCAAACCCCTCTTCCCATGAAGTCGTCGCTTGGATCAAGAGAATTCTTCGCGTGGAGAAAACCGGCCACAGCGGCACTCTTGACCCCAAAGTCACGGGCTGCCTGATCGTGTGTGTGGAACGAGCCACGCGACTGGTCAAATCTCAGCAGAGCGCCG GCAAAGAGTATGTGGGCATAGTACGGCTGCACAATGCGCTAGAGAACGAACACCAGCTAGCGAGG GCTCTGGAGTGTTTGACAGGAGCCCTGTTCCAGAGGCCTCCGCTCATCGCCGCTGTGAAGCGCCAACTACGAGTGCGGACCATCTATGAGAGCAAGCTGATCGAATATGATGCAGAGAGACGATTAG GTATTTTCTGGGTGAGCTGTGAGGCGGGCACGTACATCCGGACTCTGTGTGTTCATCTGGGGCTGCTGCTGGGAGTCGGCGGTCAGATGCAGGAGCTGCGGCGTGTCCGCTCCGGTGTGATGGGAGAAAA GGATAACCTGGTGACCATGCATGACGTGTTGGACGCACAGTGGCAGTTTGACCACAACAAAGACGAAACTTACCTGAGGAGGGTGATCTACCCTCTGGAAAAACTCCTCGTCTCCCACAAAAGGATCGTCATGAAGGACAGCGCT GTGAACGCTATATGTTACGGCGCTAAGATCATGCTGCCAGGCGTCCTGCGGTACGAAGATGGGATTGAAGTGAATCAAGACATAGTCGTTATAACCACGAAAGGAGAAGCTATATGTACAG cgGTTGCCCTGATGACGACCGCCGTCATATCCACATGTGACCACGGCGTTGTCGCCAAAATCAAGAGGGTCATTATGGAGCGAGACACGTATCCACGCAAATGGGGCCTTGGACCGAAG GCCAGTCAGAAGAAAATGATGATCCAGAAAGGACTTCTAGACAAACACGGTAAACCCAACGGCAGCACCCCGGCAGACTGGAAAGAGGGCTACGTAGACTACAG CACACCCAAGGTGAAGAAGAGTGCAGAGGCTGGGCAGACGGCACCGAAG AGGAAACGAGACGAGAGCGGGAGCGAAAGTGACGCGGCGGCTGCTCAGGACACAAAGACGGAAGAAGAAGAAAtcaagaaggagaagaagaaaaagaagaaagaaaagaaattgaaGCTAGCAGAAGAGGCTGAGGCTCCAGCAGAGGAAGAAACTGAG GTTACGGAGAGcgcaaagaagaagaaaaagaagaaaaagtctAAAGATGCCGAGGCTGGCTCAGAATGA
- the LOC109046117 gene encoding trimethyllysine dioxygenase, mitochondrial, translating to MALIRLLTRLSGYVHLKQGLECLGASSQSTRLQQHTAAHSSSCNYQLLPDCLELSYGGLVMHFDYVWLRDHCRSASCYNSKTHQRNLDTASIDLNIRPSKSRVDENTLFLTWPDGHITRYNLTWLAQNSYEGQKRSAMQPRILWSADIYSSAQVPSASWDKFMSCDEELKNFLNNFLLYGIAFVEGVPPTLEATETATQRVSLIRETMYGRMWNFTSDFSRGDTAYTKLALDRHTDTSYFQEPCGIQVFHCLRHEGTGGRTLLVDAFHAADAVLQRTPENFELLSHVPIKHEYVENLSEHRNHMIGIGPVINVYPWNNEVYMIRYNNYDRSVINTVPHDVVRRWYTAHRQLTAELRRPDNELWVKLKPGKVLFIDNWRVLHGRESFTGLRQLCGCYLTRDDVLNTARSLGLQA from the exons atggctTTGATAAGATTGTTGACCAGACTGAGTGGATATGTGCACTTGAAACAAGGTTTGGAGTGTTTGGGAGCCAGTTCTCAGAGCACGAGATTACAACAGCACACTGCAGCCCATTCATCTTCATGCAACTATCAGCTGCTGCCTGACTGTCTGG AGCTCAGCTACGGGGGTCTTGTAATGCACTTTGACTACGTGTGGCTGAGAGATCACTGCCGCTCGGCTTCATGCTACAACTCAAAAACACACCAGCGAAACCTGGACACTGCCAGCATTGATCTGAACATCAGGCCTTCAAAGAGCAGAGTGGATGAGAACACCCTCTTCCTCACAT GGCCAGATGGTCACATCACACGGTACAATCTAACATGGCTGGCCCAGAACAGCTACGAGGGCCAGAAGCGAAGTGCCATGCAACCTCGGATCCTGTGGAGCGCAGATATCTACTCCAGCGCTCAGGTGCCTTCTGCCAGCTGGGACAAGTTCATGAGCTGCGACGAGGAGCTGAAGAACTTCCTCAACAACTTCCTGCTTTACGGAATTGCCTTCGTCGAAGGCGTCCCACCAACCCTGGAAGCTACTGAAACAGCGACCCAAAGAGTGAGCCTCATCAG GGAGACCATGTATGGGCGGATGTGGAACTTCACTTCAGATTTTTCTCGTGGAGATACAGCCTACACAAAGCTGGCCCTGGACCGCCACACCGACACGTCATACTTTCAAGAACCCTGCGG CATCCAGGTGTTTCACTGTCTGAGACATGAAGGAACGGGGGGCAGAACTCTGCTGGTGGACGCTTTCCACGCCGCTGACGCAGTCCTCCAGCGAACGCCCGAGAACTTTGAGCTGCTTTCACATGTGCCCATCAAACACGAGTATGTGGAGAACCTGAGTGAGCATCGCAACCACATGATCGGCATCGGCCCCGTGATCAACGTCTATCCGTGGAACAACGAGGTGTACATGATTCG GTATAATAACTACGACCGTTCTGTTATCAACACAGTCCCTCATGATGTGGTGCGGCGCTGGTACACGGCTCACAGGCAGCTCACCGCTGAACTCAGGAGACCAGACAATGAGCTGTGGGTCAAACTCAAACCAGGGAAG GTCCTGTTCATTGATAACTGGCGTGTTCTGCATGGCAGAGAGTCGTTCACCGGCCTGCGGCAGCTGTGCGGATGTTATCTGACGCGTGACGATGTGCTGAACACAGCTCGCTCTCTCGGTCTCCAGGCCTGA